In one window of Stigmatopora argus isolate UIUO_Sarg chromosome 19, RoL_Sarg_1.0, whole genome shotgun sequence DNA:
- the LOC144064429 gene encoding uncharacterized protein LOC144064429: MNPFKKKGGKPPAKKSNAAAMRKCREKIKNDPGAYHKYLEKERERYQKRKAQGKIPNIHKLSEREQRQLRRKWKLNQRKQRSKKFQQLEEDLPSTPPPSPDADEFGEPQPGPSQPSTQKKAGRRKTQARDRKAYRTITKNNAQIKQYQTEIRKLKRKISRMQNAQQLSVNVISDSPASKAYSLLSSGNNNRIRKELTFCYAIKDDLKAKHGASVSCDREHLSPVQIRPFANKAALSDYDSLEESTEIFPIEDEVSTTNLKLGDFVLVKYCGKKSVQHFVGKIIQNFDEDDEALVQFMRRKSSVMKKPLFVYPEMDDLDDIHIDNIVMRLPPPTTTGGTSRTGKQHVFDVDLGNYNC, from the exons atgaatccatttaagaaaaaaggcggtaagccacctgcgaaaaaatctaatgctgcagcgatgcgcaaatgcagggagaagattaaaaatgaccctggagcctatcacaaatatttagagaaagaaagggaacgatatcagaaaagaaaggcacaaggaaagattccaaatattcacaagCTTTCAGAGAGGGAGCAAAGGCAACTGAGAAGAAAATGGAAGCTCAACCAACGAAAGCAAAGGAGCAAGAAATTCCAACAACTGGAAGAGGATCTGCCAAGCACTCCCCCACCTAGCCCAGATGCTGATGAATTTGGTGAACCACAACCAGGACCATCGCAACCatcaacacaaaagaaagctgGCAGGAGAAAGACGCAAGCCCGGGACCGCAAAGCATACAGAACAATTACCAAGAATAATGCTCAGATCAAGCAATATCAAACTGAAATacggaaattgaaaagaaagatcagcagaatgcagaatgctcagCAGTTGAGTGTTAACGTGATCAGCGATTCTCCAGCATCGAAGGCATATTCCCTCCTTTCCAGCGGGAATAACAACAGGATAAGGAAGGAGCTAACATTCTGCTATGCTATCAAAGATGATCTCAAAGCAAAG CATGGAGCATCAGTATCTTGTGACAGAGAACATTTGTCACCTGTCCAGATCAGGCCCTTCGCTAATAAGGCAGCACTCTCTGATTATGACAGCCTGGAAGAATCTACTGAAATCTTTCCTATCGAAGATGAAGTCAGTACCACAAATCTGAAGTTAGGTGATTTTGTTCTTGTGAAGTATTGCGGGAAAAAGTCCGTTCAACATTTTGTGGGAAAGATCATTCAAAActttgatgaagatgatgaagctCTGGTGCAATTTATGCGTCGCAAGTCCAGTGTTATGAAAAAACCTTTGTTTGTGTATCCTGAAATGGATGACTTGGATGACATACACATAGACAATATTGTTATGAGATTGCCACCTCCTACAACAACAGGAGGAACCTCACGCACTGGAAAGCAGCATGTTTTTGATGTAGACCTAGGGAACTAcaactgttaa
- the LOC144064430 gene encoding uncharacterized protein LOC144064430: protein MRLNCQRKHQREIWSGPNSQSKTFAEETVGTAVGLEQWSPNYSRRGRSGCRFSFQPQKPHWLNCLCWIGWNKNLHPQRPSRSGLETSGLETTLANYGHQHGDILNWWQANRRSQGDRQAFMLTHANSPQEGLDLGLNPRSQNRGADVLNTTGLPKQKSVIFAL, encoded by the exons ATGAGACTAAATTGCCAGAGGAAACATCAAAG GGAAATCTGGAGCGGACCaaacagccaatcaaaaacctTTGCTGAGGAGACTGTCGGCACCGCGGTGGGTCtcgagcagtggtccccaaactattccagaaggggccgcagtgggtgcaggttttcgttccaaccg cagaaacctcattggttaaactgtttgtgttggatcggttggaacaaaaacctgcacccacagcggccctccaggagcggtttggagacctctggtctAGAGACTACcctagccaactacgggcaccagcatggggacatcctgaattggtggcaagccaatcgtaggtctcaaggagacagacaagcattcatgctcacacatgcaaactccccacaggaaggtctggacctgggtttgaatcctcgatctcagaaccgtGGGGCCGACGTGCTAAACACCACCGGGCTACCAAAGCAGAAATCAGTCATATTCGCACTTTGA